The Polyangium aurulentum genomic interval GTCTTCCACCTCGCCGCCCTCATCGGCATCCCCTACTCGTACGTCGCGCCGCACCAGTATGTCGCGACGAACGTGGTCGGCACGCTCAACGTCCTCGAGGCGGTGCGCGAGCTGGGCGTGGGGCGGATGGTGCACACCTCGACGAGCGAGACGTACGGCACGGCGCGCTACACGCCGATCGACGAGGCGCACCCGCTGCAGGGGCAGTCGCCGTACGCGGCGTCGAAGATCGGCGCGGACAAGCTGGCCGAGAGCTACTTCCTCTCGTTCGGCACGCCCGTGGCCACGATCCGGCCGTTCAACACCTACGGCCCGCGCCAGTCGTCGCGCGCCTTCATCCCGAGCGTGATGAAGCAGCTCGCCGCAGGTCGCACGTCGATCCGCGTGGGCAGCACGAGCCCGCGGCGCGACCTGAACTTCGTCGAGGACACGGTGGCGGGCTTCCTCGCGGTGGGCGCGAGCGAGCGCGCGCTCGGCCAGACGCTCAACGTCGGCAGCGGCCGCACGATCTCGATGGGCGATCTCGCCGAGCTCATCTTCCAGGTCTCGGGCAAACCCGCGCGCCTCGAGACGGACGAGGCGCGCGTGCGGCCCGAGCACAGCGAGGTCGAGCTGCTCCTCGCCGACTACGGCCGGGCGAAGGAGCTCGTCGGCTACGCGCCCCGGGTGACGCTCGAGGAGGGCCTTCGCCGCACCTGGGAGTACGTGCTTCGAAACCTCGCCGACTACCGCCCCGACGAGTACGCGATCTGAAGAGCGCGCCATGTGGAAGATCCCCCTCAGCGACGTGAATTTCGGGCCCGAGGAGGCCGAGGCGGCGCAGCGCGTCGTCGCCGGCGGATGGCTCACGATGGGCGAGCGCACGCAGGCGTTCGAGCGCGGGCTCGGCGAGGCGCTCGGCAGCCCGCGCATCCTCGCGGTGACGAACTGCACGGCGGCGCTGCACATGGCCTACGCGGCCGTGGACCTCGGTCCCGGCGACGAGCTCATCTGCCCGAGCCTCACCTTCGTGGCCACCGCGAACGCGGCGCTCGCCTGCGGCGCGAACGTGGTGCTCGCCGACGTCGTGGGCCCGCACGATCTCACCCTCGATCCCGCCGACGTCGAGCGCAAGATCACGAGTTGCACGCGCGCCATCGCCGTCGTGCACTACGCCGGCTACCCGTGCGACATGGACGCGATCATGGACATCGCGTCGCGTCGCGGGATCGCCGTGATCGAGGACGCCGCGCACGCGCCGCGCTCCACGTACAAGGGCCGCGCGCTCGGCACGATCGGCGACATCGGCTGCCTGAGCTTCTTCTCGAACAAGAACCTGTCGACGGGCGAGGGCGGCGCGCTCATCTCGCGCACCGACGAGCTGCACGGGAAGCTACGGCTCATGCGCGCGCACGGCATGACCACGCTCACGCTCGACCGGCACAAGGGCCACGCGTTCTCGTACGACGTGCTCCTGCCCGGCTTCAACTACCGCATCGACGAGATCAGGAGCGCGATCGGCCTCGTGCAGCTCGGCCGCCTCGAGGAGGGCAACCGGCGCCGCCGCGCGCTCGCCCGGCGCTACCACGAGAAGCTCGCCGAGGACCGCCGCATCACGCTTCCGTTCGAGGGCTTCGAGGCCCGCGGCATCGGCGAGAGCGCGCACCACATCCTGCCCGTCTTGCTCCCGCCCGGCGCGCCGCGCGAGGCGATCATGGCCGCGATGAAGGCGCGCGGGATCCAGACAAGCGTGCACTACCCGCCGATCCACGGCTTCACCTTCCACGGCGCCACCGACCGCGTGCGCACCGAGGGTTTGCCGAAGACCGACGAGATCGCCGCGCGCGAGCTCACCCTGCCGCTCTACCCGCGCATGACGGACGCGCAGGTGGACGAGGTGGTCTCGGCCCTCCGCGCGTCGCTCGACGAAGTCCTCGGTTAACCGCCCGTAACGGCGAACGAGTGCTCGTTCTCGAAGCGGGCCTCGAAGATCGGCAGCCCCGGCGCGAGCTTGGCGAGCGTGGCCTCGAGCTGCTTCTCGCCGAGCAGGGTGATCTTGTCGAGGAGCGCGTCGAGCTGATCGCGACCCACGCCGGTCTCCGGGCGCGTCGTCATGAAGCCCGCGATGTTGCGACGCAGGTACGCGGTCACCTCGGGGTGGTTCACGAACATCTGGGTGCCGTTGCACGCGGGCGAGACGAGCGGGATCGCGGTGAACGGCCAGATCTCGCGCTCGATCCGCACGTTCACCACGGCTCCCTCCTGGTGCCCGCCCCCGAGCACCACGAACTGGGTCTCGATCGCGCCGGCCCAGAGCTGCTTGTAGTACTCCTCGACCGTCTCGAGCACGAGCTCCGAGCGCACTCCGTACTCGTCGCTGTTCTGCAGCATCAGCCGCAGGTGGCCGCAGCCGATGTGCTCGGCCCGGAGCAGGTGCTCGAGCATGATCGGGCGCAGCTTCTCGGGCGGACAGGCGAAGTACTTGCGCCACGCCGCGCCCCCCGTCGTGCGCGGCGGCAGCTCGTCGGCGAGGCGCGGATCGTCGCGCATCGCGAGGATGAAGCGGTTCAGCGTGGCCGTGTCCGAGTGCAGGTAGAAGTGGCCGAACGCGTCCATGTAAGCCGCGACGAGCGTCTTGTGCGCCGCGCGCGGGATCGGCTTGCCCGTGAGCAGCTCCGTCGCGGCGAGCGCCAGCAGAAACTCCCCCGCGTCGCCGCCGGGCGTGCCCACGACGCCGTGATCGTCGCGGCCGTCGACGCACGAGATCTTCCCGTGCAGAAGGAACGCGCCCATCTTCACCCAGCGCACCGCGCGCGGATCGCCCACGTGCTCGAGGATCTGGGGCAGGGCGAGGCGCGGGGGCTCGGCGTCCGCCGGCGGCGTGGGCAGGGGCGGATCGCTCGTGAGGATCTGCGCGGTCCTGTCGCGGAACGAGACGTCGCGCGCGATCGCGAAGCCCATCTTCTTCCAGGCCACCATGCCGCCTTCCATCGCGGCGACGAACGTCATCCCCCGCGCCTCGAGGGCGCGCACGGCGTCGATCGAGCACTCGCCCGTGCGGCAGACGAGCACCACCATCGCGTCGGACGGCAAGAGCTGCGCGACGCGCTCGATCTCGGCGCGCGGCACCCACGTGACGCCCGGGATGTGGCCGAGGGGCCCGATCATCTCCTCCTCGTCGCGCACGTCGATGATCTGCACGAGCAGGCCCTGCTCCACGACGAAATCGGGCGGCAGGAGCGGCACGCCCGCGTCGGTGCGCGTGAGCCGCGAGATCCAGTTGGTGCGTGAGAGCCGCATGGCGGGCGGCTCCGCGGCGGGCGTCGTGGCGTTGGGAGCGTCCTTCTGGGCGGCCTCGGGCGAGCTCATCGCGGCTGTTTCCCCCTCTGCGATCGGGTGCGATCGCTGGAGGACGAAGCATCAGCGTTCCCGCCACCCACCGCAATCCCTGGCGGGAACGCGCGGGCCCCTGGTCCAGCGTCGGCGGGGCCACGACCGGGGCGCGGCGCTTGCCGTCGCGAGGCGGGCGAGTATAAGGGGCGCCTTCCAGAGGAGCCGATGAGCAAGAAACGATACCGGTGCACCATCTGCGCGTACGTCTACGATCCGGCGGCTGGCGATCCCGATGGCGGCATCGCCCCCGGCACGGCGTTCGAGGACATCCCCGAGTCCTGGGTGTGCCCCGAATGCGGCGCGACGAAGGCAGACTTCGAGGCGATGGACGATTGATCCCGAGCGCCCACCGGGCGCTCCATTTCGATCATTCCCATTGCAGTTTGCCGGGCGCCCTGAACGAGCGCGCTCGCTGCTCTGCGGCCTTACACTCCCACCCTTACGTACACGCAATCCACGCGCCGTCACGTCGCTGCGATCGGGCGCGGCCCTTGACGCGCCTTTTGCGCCTCCTGTAGGATGGGCACATCACATAGGACTTTGTTAAGCGGGGATACACACCGCCGGTGATTTTCATCGGCACCGCCGAGCTCGCAGACCAAGGTGGTTTGTGCTCGAGCGGACATCGGCCGCCATGCGGCCGGCATGGGGAAGAGCTGGCGCTGGAATGGACATCTCGATCCGGCCCCATTGTGCGGGGGACGTTTGCGGCGCCGGATGGACACCGCGCGTGCGTCCTCGAAGGGATCCCTCACGGGAAGCCTGGCGCGCGCATGGGGCCGTAGGAGTTTGTCTGAGGATCGCCGGCTCGTCGCCGTGGTAGCCTCGCGCTCGAAATCGACGGAAGGGAGGTTGCCTTGGACAGGTCACGCGCTGCAGGTTTGAGGAGCTGGCCGCTCGCGCTTGTTGCGCTGGGCGCCCTCGCGGCATACGCCGCGTGCACGGACTCGTATCGCAACGGCGATCAGAACAGCGGCGGCGTTGGTCCGGGGGGTCTCAGCGGCTCGAGCGGAGAGGGCGGCGGGATTCTCAATCCCGATGGCGGGGTCGGCTGTGACAACACGTGCTCGAACGATCTCACGGCCGTCACCGATTGCTATGGCGAGGTGATCGAGCAGTGCACCCCCGACCAGGGGTGCGCCAATGCGAAGTGCATCGACAATCCCTGCGAGGCCGCGGAGGTCTCGAAGAGTTCGTACGGCTGCGACTACTGGGCCATCAAGACCGCGCTCCGCTCGCAGGCCGACGGCGCCTGCTTCGCAGCCTTCGTCGCCAACACCTGGGCGAAGCCCGTCAAGCTCAACGTCTCCTACGACGGCAAGGCGCTCCAGCCGAGCACCTTCGCGTACATCCCCAAGATCGGCGCTGGTGGCGCCATCGACTACACGCCCTACGACAGCGCCACGGGCCTCGGCGTGGGCGAGGTGGCGATCCTCTTCCTGTCGCGTTACTCGGGCGGCGGCAGCGTCGTCGACTGCCCCATGCCCGCCGCGCTCGACATCGAGACCGGCTTCTCCGTCACCGGCAAGGGCAAGGGCTTCCACATCCAGAGCGACTACCCGGTCACCGCCTACCAGATCGTCCCCTACGGCGGCGGCACCGCGGCGGTCACGTCGGCGACCCTGCTCCTGCCGACGAGCGCCTGGGACACCAACTATCTCGCGGTCAACGCCTACCAGGCCGTGCCCGATCCGCCCCCGCCCGCGAACCCCTACGCTGGCTACCCCGCGCTCGAGATCGTCGCGCGCGAGGACGCCACCAAGGTCACCATCCTGCCCAAGGTGCCGATCCTCGGCGGCGCCGGCGTGCCCGCCGCCGAGGCGAACAAGCCGGTCACCTACGAGCTCAACACGGGTGAGTTCCTGCAGATCACCCAGCCCAACGAGCTGACCGGCAGCATCATCGACAGCGACAAGCCCGTCGCCCTCTTCGGCGCCTCGACCTGCATGAAGGTGCCGACGAACCTGAACGACTGCGACTCGGGTCAGCAGCAGATCGCGCCCGTGCGCGCGCTCGGCAGCGAGTACGTGGCCGTGCGCTACAAGAGCCGCAGCGCCGCGATGGAGGAGTCGACCAAGTGGCGCCTCGTCGGCGCCCTCGACGGCACCTCGCTCACCTGGGAAGGCACGAAGCCCTCGGGCGCGCCCGATACGATCAAGCAGGGCGAGATCGTCGAGCTCGACGGCCCCGGTCCCTTCGTCGTGCGCAGCCAGGACGCCGAGCACCCGTTCTACCTCGGCGGCTACATGACCGGCGGTCAGTCCTTCACGAACATCGGCGACCCCGAATGGGTCAACGTCGTGCCGCCGCAGCAGTACCTCAAGCGCTACGTCCTGTTCACCGACCCGACCTACCCCGAGACGAGCCTCGTCGTCGTTCGCACGCCGAGCTTCGACGGCAAATTCGCCGACGTCGAGCTGAAGTGCCGCGGCAAGCTCGAAGGCTGGCAGAAGATCGGCAACTACGAGTACACGCGCGTCGACCTCGTCACCGGCAACTTCACGGGCGTCGACGGCTGCACCAACGGCCCGCACGAGATGTCGAGCGCCAGGCCCTTCGGCGTCACCGTCTGGGGCTGGGGCACGACGCAGCAGACCAAGCTCGTCTCCTACGGCTACCCCGCCGGCGCCGGATTCTTGCCCATCAACGCGGTCAAGATCCCGCCGACCCCGAAGTGATCGCACGCCCAGAGCGGAAGAGGCCTCTTTCCTGAGGCCTCTTCCCGCATCCACCAGCGGCGACGGATCCCTCGGGGTTCGTCGCCGCTTCCGTCTCGCCCCCGTGCCACGACGATTGTGCGCACGCGCCCCCCCCAAGAGTCCCCACCGCGAGGCCCGGAGATGGTAGAGAGGACGGCACCGTGATGGCCCGACGAACCATTCGAGCATGCAAGGGATTGACGCGCCTCGCCGCGTCCCTCCTGCCCGGCGCGCTTCTCCTGATCCCCGCCGCAGCGCAGGCGCAGTCGAAGACGTTTTACCTCGACCGCCTCCAGATCGCCGGCGCCCCGGCCGACGGCATCGCCGTCTGGCGGCCCGAAATCGGCCAGACGCGCTTCTACGGCCAGTTCGGCCTCGGCTACTCGCTCAAGCCGCTGCGCGTCGACAACCACGTCGACGACCTCGACAAAGCCGAAACGCTCCTCGGTCCGCCCGTCTCGAACCAGCTCACCGCGTACATCACCGCAGGCGCCGAGATCCTCGAGCGCGGCGCCATCCAGGTGACGTTCCCGCTGGCGATCTTCCAGAACGGCAACCCCACGAGCAACACCGCCGCAGGCCTCGACCAGGCCGTGAACATGCAAGCCGTGGCGCCGATGGACATGCGCCTCGACGGCCGCTTCATCGTCTTCCGCAACGAGTCGAAGTCCTTCAAGCTCGGCGTGCGCGCGCAGCTCTTCCTGCCCATCGGCGACGAGTTCTCCTTCGCCGGCGACAACGAGACCTCCGCCAACCTCGGCATCGGCGCCGAGTACGACGCGAAGAAGTTCTTCATCACCCTCAACACGGGCATCGCGCTGCGCCCCACCGCCGTCCTGCACGAGCTCACCGTCGGCCGCGAGCTCACCTACGGCCTCGGCGGCTACGTGCCGCTCATGGAAGACCGCCTGCGCGTCGGCGCCGAGATCTTCGGCTCGGTCGGCCTCCTGCCCGAGACCGCGGGCGAGCTCGACGCCACGCCGCTCGAGTGGTCCGTGAACGGCAAGATGGCCATCGACAAGAGGCGCCGCTTCTGGGGCGGCCTCGGCGTGGGCTCGCGCCTGACCGGCGGCTACGCACCCGACATGCGCATCGTCGCCGTGATCGGCGGCGCCTTCGGCCTCAAGGACACCGACGTCGGCCACGGCGACGTCGTCTACAAGTTCCGCGAAGACGTCGACACCGACAAGGACGGCCTGCCCGACCTCGTCGACATGTGCCCCGTCGACCCCGAAGACCACAAGCCGCCGAACACGGACGACGGCTGCCCCGAGATGCCCGACCGCGACAAGGACGGCATCCCGGACACGAGCGACAAGTGCCCGGACAACCCCGAGGACAAGGACGGCATCGACGACCGCGACGGCTGCCCCGAGGACGACGCCGACGACGACAAGGTCCCCGACGTCGAAGACAAGTGCCCGAAGGAGCCGGGCGTGCGCGGTGACGACCCGGAGAAGGAGGGCTGCCCGCAGTTCATCCGCCGGATCAGCGGCTCGAGCGAAGTGCAGCTCATGAAGCAGGTAGAGTTCGAGTTCGACAAGGCCACCATCCTGCCGATGAGCTATCCGATCCTCGACGAGGTCGTTCGCTTGTTGAAGGCCAACCCCGAGATCAAACTCGTGAGCATCGAGGGCCACACCGACAACGTCGGCAAACCCGAGTACAACGACAACCTCGCGCACATGCGCGCCGGCGCCGTGCGCGAGTACCTGATCAAGCAGGGTGGCATCAACGCAGGTCGTCTCACGTTCAAGGGCTTCGGCTCACGCAAGCCCCTCGTCAGCAACGAGACCCCCGAAGGCCGCGCCAAGAACCGCCGCGTCGAGTTCCACATCCTCACCCAGGCCATCGAAGGCCGCTGACCCCTTGGGTCATTTCCGAGGGGCTGCGCCCCTACGCTCCCGTTGGTCGCTACCCCGATGAAGTTCTTTCGGTTCGTATTGGCCGCCGGGTTGCTAGGGGCGATGGCGCCGCCCTCGGAAGCCCTCGCGCAAGAGCGCATCCTTCTCGGCGTCGACCGCGACGACGACGACGTCAACGGTCAACCCGACGCCGAGCAGGCAGTCGTCCCGCACTCGCCCGACCTCTACACACTCCTGCCCCCCCAGGGCGGCAACCGAACGATCGAAGCCCGCGGCGACGTCGTCCGCATCCTCGTCGATGGCCGCCCGTTCACGTCCGGCCCACTCCCCGCCAGCGCCAAGCGCATCGAACTGCAAGCCGTGCGACCAGGCCGCGCCGAGGTGCGCGCGTTCGGCAAGACGATCATCGTCTCCGCCGTCGAGGTGCGCGCCCTCGACGGGCAGGGCAAGCTCGTCGACCCCGTTCGATCGCACGCTTCCCTCGAGCGCACGCCCCCCGAGCGCATCGACGACGCCTTCGCGAAGACCGCAAACCCCGACGCCGTCCGGTTCGTCGTCGTGGGTCTGCCCGACGATCTCCCGGCCTCGCTGCGGCTCCTGTCGCGCGCGCCTTCGGGCATGCTCGTCGACGCGCTCGGCGACGCGGTGCTCGGCTCGATCCCATGCCCCGACGGCGTCCCCGCAGGCATGGCTTGCGGATCGACCCGCCCCATCCGCGCCGTGCCCGACGAGATCGATCGCGATCACCCGATGGTGCACGACCGCTCGATCCTCGCCGAGGTGGGCGGCGGCCTCGAGGTGACCTCGCCATCCGCGCGCAAGCTCGGCGGCCTGCGCGTGGGCGGGCCGCGCGTCTCCAAGCTCGGACCTCTCGTGCGCTACCGCGGCCGGCTGCGCGTCCTGCTCGTGCGCGCGCGCCCCGGAGGCCCGCCGCCCATCGGCGGCACCGACGCCGGCGCCATCGCGATCGCACGCGCAGAGGCCGCACAGGCGAACGCGCTCTGGGGCGCGTGCGGCATCCACTTCGGCCCACCCGGCGAGCTGGAGGCCGAGGTGGTCGATCCGCCGCGCCCGCACCTGCTCGCGCTCGGCTGCGATCAAGGCCTGCCCGCGAGCGGCGGCACCGTGCGCGTGCGCGTCGACGGTCGAGAGATCACGGCCACGCTCGATCGAGGCATCCTGCCCGGCGGCGCCTCTCGCGTCGTCGGCGCGGCCATCGCGGCCGCAGGCTTCTCGGTGCGGATCTCGGACAACGCCACCATCGGGGCGGGCGCGCACGGCTCGAGCGACGTGCTCGTGCGCCGCCGCGACGGGAGTCTCGCGACCGTCGAGCCTCCGACCTCGGGCCCGATCACCACGGACGCGACGATGACCGCGTGCATCGGTCGGGTCGATCTCGAGGACGGGCTGCAGCACTTCGGCGACATCGACGCGATCGCGGGCACCGTCGAGGAGCGCACGCTGATCAAGGCCTTCGACGACGGCGATCCGGCGACGATCGAGGTCCTGGTCGTGCCGAGCTTCGGCGGCGGCGGCCGCATCGGCGAGAGCTTCATCGGCGCCGACGGCGGCGCGGTGCGCAACGTGCTCATCGAGGACCGCGCCGGCATTCGCGCCGATCGGGCGAGCTTCGCGCTCGCGCACGAGCTGGGGCACGTGCTGCTCGACGATCCCGGCCACCCGGACGACTTCGGCGCCGACACGCCCACGCGGCTGATGGACGCGGATGCCGCCAACCCGACCGCGTACGGGCCGCGGAGGCTGCTCGTGGACGAGTGCGTGCGGGCTTTGCGGCAGAGCGGGCCAGGCGCGCCGGCCCCCATCGTGAGCCCCTGGCCTCTGTCGCCGCTCGTACGGCAGAAGTGAGCGATCATCGCGGCCAGAGCCGCGAGGTCTTCGCGGCTCTGCGCGATCGCATCGCGCCCCCCTCGGGACACAAGCCGTGGTATTGCGTCCACCTCGCATGTCGCAGAGCCAGCGGAGAGCCTTCGCGGCGGGGATC includes:
- a CDS encoding GDP-mannose 4,6-dehydratase; protein product: MNDPSAFYAGKLAVVTGAGGFIGSHLVEALVRGGARVRALVRYTSSSGRGHLDRLPPDVLREVEVVLGTVEDGVMVRKLVRGSDAVFHLAALIGIPYSYVAPHQYVATNVVGTLNVLEAVRELGVGRMVHTSTSETYGTARYTPIDEAHPLQGQSPYAASKIGADKLAESYFLSFGTPVATIRPFNTYGPRQSSRAFIPSVMKQLAAGRTSIRVGSTSPRRDLNFVEDTVAGFLAVGASERALGQTLNVGSGRTISMGDLAELIFQVSGKPARLETDEARVRPEHSEVELLLADYGRAKELVGYAPRVTLEEGLRRTWEYVLRNLADYRPDEYAI
- a CDS encoding DegT/DnrJ/EryC1/StrS family aminotransferase is translated as MWKIPLSDVNFGPEEAEAAQRVVAGGWLTMGERTQAFERGLGEALGSPRILAVTNCTAALHMAYAAVDLGPGDELICPSLTFVATANAALACGANVVLADVVGPHDLTLDPADVERKITSCTRAIAVVHYAGYPCDMDAIMDIASRRGIAVIEDAAHAPRSTYKGRALGTIGDIGCLSFFSNKNLSTGEGGALISRTDELHGKLRLMRAHGMTTLTLDRHKGHAFSYDVLLPGFNYRIDEIRSAIGLVQLGRLEEGNRRRRALARRYHEKLAEDRRITLPFEGFEARGIGESAHHILPVLLPPGAPREAIMAAMKARGIQTSVHYPPIHGFTFHGATDRVRTEGLPKTDEIAARELTLPLYPRMTDAQVDEVVSALRASLDEVLG
- a CDS encoding rhodanese-like domain-containing protein, giving the protein MSSPEAAQKDAPNATTPAAEPPAMRLSRTNWISRLTRTDAGVPLLPPDFVVEQGLLVQIIDVRDEEEMIGPLGHIPGVTWVPRAEIERVAQLLPSDAMVVLVCRTGECSIDAVRALEARGMTFVAAMEGGMVAWKKMGFAIARDVSFRDRTAQILTSDPPLPTPPADAEPPRLALPQILEHVGDPRAVRWVKMGAFLLHGKISCVDGRDDHGVVGTPGGDAGEFLLALAATELLTGKPIPRAAHKTLVAAYMDAFGHFYLHSDTATLNRFILAMRDDPRLADELPPRTTGGAAWRKYFACPPEKLRPIMLEHLLRAEHIGCGHLRLMLQNSDEYGVRSELVLETVEEYYKQLWAGAIETQFVVLGGGHQEGAVVNVRIEREIWPFTAIPLVSPACNGTQMFVNHPEVTAYLRRNIAGFMTTRPETGVGRDQLDALLDKITLLGEKQLEATLAKLAPGLPIFEARFENEHSFAVTGG
- the rd gene encoding rubredoxin, with the translated sequence MSKKRYRCTICAYVYDPAAGDPDGGIAPGTAFEDIPESWVCPECGATKADFEAMDD
- a CDS encoding IgGFc-binding protein; its protein translation is MDRSRAAGLRSWPLALVALGALAAYAACTDSYRNGDQNSGGVGPGGLSGSSGEGGGILNPDGGVGCDNTCSNDLTAVTDCYGEVIEQCTPDQGCANAKCIDNPCEAAEVSKSSYGCDYWAIKTALRSQADGACFAAFVANTWAKPVKLNVSYDGKALQPSTFAYIPKIGAGGAIDYTPYDSATGLGVGEVAILFLSRYSGGGSVVDCPMPAALDIETGFSVTGKGKGFHIQSDYPVTAYQIVPYGGGTAAVTSATLLLPTSAWDTNYLAVNAYQAVPDPPPPANPYAGYPALEIVAREDATKVTILPKVPILGGAGVPAAEANKPVTYELNTGEFLQITQPNELTGSIIDSDKPVALFGASTCMKVPTNLNDCDSGQQQIAPVRALGSEYVAVRYKSRSAAMEESTKWRLVGALDGTSLTWEGTKPSGAPDTIKQGEIVELDGPGPFVVRSQDAEHPFYLGGYMTGGQSFTNIGDPEWVNVVPPQQYLKRYVLFTDPTYPETSLVVVRTPSFDGKFADVELKCRGKLEGWQKIGNYEYTRVDLVTGNFTGVDGCTNGPHEMSSARPFGVTVWGWGTTQQTKLVSYGYPAGAGFLPINAVKIPPTPK
- a CDS encoding OmpA family protein — protein: MARRTIRACKGLTRLAASLLPGALLLIPAAAQAQSKTFYLDRLQIAGAPADGIAVWRPEIGQTRFYGQFGLGYSLKPLRVDNHVDDLDKAETLLGPPVSNQLTAYITAGAEILERGAIQVTFPLAIFQNGNPTSNTAAGLDQAVNMQAVAPMDMRLDGRFIVFRNESKSFKLGVRAQLFLPIGDEFSFAGDNETSANLGIGAEYDAKKFFITLNTGIALRPTAVLHELTVGRELTYGLGGYVPLMEDRLRVGAEIFGSVGLLPETAGELDATPLEWSVNGKMAIDKRRRFWGGLGVGSRLTGGYAPDMRIVAVIGGAFGLKDTDVGHGDVVYKFREDVDTDKDGLPDLVDMCPVDPEDHKPPNTDDGCPEMPDRDKDGIPDTSDKCPDNPEDKDGIDDRDGCPEDDADDDKVPDVEDKCPKEPGVRGDDPEKEGCPQFIRRISGSSEVQLMKQVEFEFDKATILPMSYPILDEVVRLLKANPEIKLVSIEGHTDNVGKPEYNDNLAHMRAGAVREYLIKQGGINAGRLTFKGFGSRKPLVSNETPEGRAKNRRVEFHILTQAIEGR
- a CDS encoding ImmA/IrrE family metallo-endopeptidase, with translation MAPPSEALAQERILLGVDRDDDDVNGQPDAEQAVVPHSPDLYTLLPPQGGNRTIEARGDVVRILVDGRPFTSGPLPASAKRIELQAVRPGRAEVRAFGKTIIVSAVEVRALDGQGKLVDPVRSHASLERTPPERIDDAFAKTANPDAVRFVVVGLPDDLPASLRLLSRAPSGMLVDALGDAVLGSIPCPDGVPAGMACGSTRPIRAVPDEIDRDHPMVHDRSILAEVGGGLEVTSPSARKLGGLRVGGPRVSKLGPLVRYRGRLRVLLVRARPGGPPPIGGTDAGAIAIARAEAAQANALWGACGIHFGPPGELEAEVVDPPRPHLLALGCDQGLPASGGTVRVRVDGREITATLDRGILPGGASRVVGAAIAAAGFSVRISDNATIGAGAHGSSDVLVRRRDGSLATVEPPTSGPITTDATMTACIGRVDLEDGLQHFGDIDAIAGTVEERTLIKAFDDGDPATIEVLVVPSFGGGGRIGESFIGADGGAVRNVLIEDRAGIRADRASFALAHELGHVLLDDPGHPDDFGADTPTRLMDADAANPTAYGPRRLLVDECVRALRQSGPGAPAPIVSPWPLSPLVRQK